The following proteins are encoded in a genomic region of Drosophila miranda strain MSH22 chromosome 4, D.miranda_PacBio2.1, whole genome shotgun sequence:
- the LOC108161420 gene encoding trafficking kinesin-binding protein milt isoform X4 produces the protein MTRAYDDIEAVTRLLEEKEKDLELTVQIGKELLTQNNALEARVTDLETDLKSSNDDRSQLLHELHKKNELISVLTNDADDGTDTETPTMSKSITLDLLQRKVNSLLDENKSLKCEATQLAHQTDEVEEHERQLMADIGAQLHDANSQYDNLSLECERQREENRLQHEQIVSLTARLAEAEMRLHQLTQDNDEHLSLLHVTKENQNALALELVEFKQRYEEVLALLHSAQDQLKQQRKRSQPQARSSFLGGLATSGAGGGMLMPDSLKCELMNSSLYSENSLDSGISGDSQRTDRISRMMMQMPGGMGSSGVGGGSIYAGSGVVPPYKGVFDTVRCAGKSGNYMDSGNVSMTTLGAMSMSSSSGPRMASMAYPAGSYYRGGGNQSLGVKTLSNESLNSQSDDCYPAQPSGVPGAPGARELEAALKRLTPGEVLARRAMLSYAPIGTYNYDEPTTHGGAGASNSNLPLGVRTPDSIMSTGSSRMSASSNNMSASMTHQWRLPEKLQIIKPMEGSQTLHHWSRLATPTLSGLLDERPGVTIRGGRGLDDLGMQIYTLSDVEEDVSEELPGKQFEAAGSTFTYTTSVVMHPDDGFVNDLLFLSQSQMSSRMASTSTSRQPSCPATPRAGLSRKNSCSTFSVNLGLAGMLNERGIKAVTPSALNTPAGPNFSPTVTPCNSPEGSPPRCQSPEPLFGLLSSGADLIRRKIVGDQQQQHRSSLSKQQQQKIMLSHLERRALRSLNLIEKVENIGLENIISAQRGLGAGIANRSRSPMSSGSLQSLHTSSNSIVDDIHFDRAQIKGVLHRGLKSPTPASSSAAAAIAATTASSSTSAYNSDDSDDQGLMMKIRPKDTSTTTKAAAAAQQTDGASCSTGGTAPSTSTSSETRVKQMQRQKSRRQLKNGMANQRPDLGTIGGGGGGRVRPDLGRVADSSGANKTSASRAAARREAAAARAEEEAAAPQTITQAFVGSVSSLLFGRKGGWL, from the exons ATGACGCGGGCATACGATGACATTGAAGCCGTGACGCGTCTGCTGgaagagaaggagaaggatctcgagctgaCGGTGCAGATTGGCAAGGAGCTGCTCACACAGAATAATGCACTGGAGGCGCGTGTCACCGATCTGGAGACTGATCTCAAATCATCGAACGATGATCGGTCCCAACTGCTGCACGAGCTGCACAAGAAAAACGAACTGATTTCGGTGCTGACCAACGATGCAGATGATGGTACAGATACGG AAACCCCCACCATGTCCAAGTCCATTACGTTGGACCTCCTCCAGCGAAAGGTGAACAGTCTGCTTGACGAGAACAAATCGCTCAAGTGCGAGGCCACACAGCTGGCCCATCAGACCGACGAAGTGGAGGAGCACGAACGCCAGCTGATGGCCGACATCGGGGCGCAGCTGCACGACGCCAACTCGCAGTACGACAACCTCAGTCTCGAGTGCGAGAGGCAGCGCGAGGAGAATCGCCTGCAGCATGAGCAGATTGTGAGTCTGACGGCCCGTCTGGCCGAGGCCGAGATGCGGCTGCATCAGCTGACACAGGACAACGACGAGCATCTGTCGCTGCTGCACGTGACGAAGGAGAACCAGAATGCCCTCGCCCTGGAGCTGGTGGAGTTCAAGCAGCGCTACGAGGAGGTACTGGCCCTACTGCACTCGGCCCAGGATCAGCTGAAGCAGCAGCGCAAGCGATCCCAGCCGCAGGCGAGGAGCTCGTTCCTGGGTGGACTGGCAACGAGTGGAGCGGGCGGTGGCATGCTGATGCCGGATTCCCTGAAATGCGAGCTGATGAATTCGTCGCTGTATTCGGAGAACAGTCTGGACTCGGGCATCTCCGGGGATAGCCAGCGGACGGATCGCATAAGTCGCATGATGATGCAGATGCCTGGCGGCATGGGCTCGTCCGGTGTCGGTGGTGGCAGTATTTATGCCGGTTCGGGTGTGGTGCCGCCCTACAAGGGCGTCTTTGACACGGTCCGGTGTGCCGGCAAGAGCGGCAACTACATGGACAGCGGCAATGTGTCGATGACCACCCTGGGCGCCATGTCAATGAGCAGCTCCTCCGGTCCGCGCATGGCCTCCATGGCGTATCCAGCGGGCTCATACTATCGCGGCGGTGGCAATCAGTCGTTGGGCGTTAAAACTCTCAGCAACGAGAGCCTCAACTCCCAGTCCGATGACTGTTATCCAGCCCAGCCCTCTGGTGTGCCAGGAGCCCCCGGCGCCAGGGAACTGGAGGCGGCCCTCAAGCGTCTGACGCCCGGTGAGGTCCTGGCTAGACGCGCCATGCTCTCCTACGCTCCGATCGGCACCTACAACTACGATGAGCCCACGACGCATGGCGGGGCGGGTGCCTCGAATTCGAACCTACCGCTGGGCGTTCGCACTCCCGATAGCATCATGTCGACGGGATCGTCGCGAATGAGTGCCTCCTCCAACAACATGTCCGCCTCCATGACGCATCAGTGGCGTCTTCCAGAGAAACTGCAGATCATCAAACCGATGGAGGGCTCCCAAACGCTGCATCATTGGTCGCGCCTGGCCACGCCCACGCTCAGTGGCCTGCTGGACGAACGTCCGGGTGTCACCATTCGCGGTGGGCGAGGCCTGGACGATCTGGGCATGCAGATCTACACGCTGTCCGACGTCGAGGAGGATGTCAGCGAGGAGCTGCCGGGCAAGCAGTTTGAAGCGGCCGGCTCCACGTTCACGTACACCACGAGCGTGGTTATGCATCCGGATGATGGTTTCGTCAACGATCTGTTGTTCTTGTCCCAATCGCAGATGTCCTCGCGCATGGCCTCCACATCGACATCAAGACAGCCAAG TTGTCCCGCCACACCCCGTGCTGGACTCTCGCGCAAGAACTCCTGCTCTACGTTCTCGGTGAACCTCGGTCTGGCCGGAATGCTCAACGAGCGGGGCATCAAGGCAGTGACGCCCAGTGCCTTGAATACGCCCGCCGGTCCCAACTTCTCGCCCACAGTGACGCCCTGCAACAGTCCGGAGGGTTCGCCACCGCGCTGCCAGTCCCCCGAGCCACTCTTCGGCCTGCTCTCGTCGGGAGCGGATCTGATACGCCGCAAGATTGTGGgggatcagcagcagcagcataggAGCAGCCtcagcaagcagcagcagcagaagatcaTGCTGTCGCATCTGGAGAGGCGCGCCCTTAGATCGCTGAATCTGATCGAGAAGGTGGAGAACATTGGACTGGAGAACATAATCAGCGCACAGCGTGGACTCGGAGCGGGTATTGCGAATCGCAGCAGGTCGCCGATGAGCAGCGGCAGCCTCCAGAGTCTCCACACCAGCAGCAATAGCATCGTGGATGATATACACTTCGATCGGGCGCAGATTAAGGGTGTCCTGCATCGTGGATTAAAGTCACCCACTCCTGCATCAtcatcagcggcagcagcgatAGCTGCAACGACGGCGAGCAGCAGCACAAGCGCCTACAACAGCGATGACAGCGATGATCAGGGTCTGATGATGAAGATTAGGCCCAAGGACACatcgacaacaacgaaagcGGCAGCGGCTGCGCAACAGACGGACGGAGCGAGTTGCTCGACGGGTGGAACAGCACCCTCCACCAGCACATCCAGCGAGACGCGAGTGAAGCAAATGCAGCGCCAGAAGTCGCGCCGGCAGCTGAAGAACGGCATGGCCAACCAGAGGCCCGATCTGGGCACCATTGGTGGCGGCGGTGGAGGCAGAGTGCGTCCCGATTTGGGCAGAGTGGCAGACAGCAGCGGCGCCAACAAGACGTCCGCGTCGAGGGCGGCGGCAAGACGGGAAGCGGCGGCGGCCAGGGCagaggaggaggcggcagcACCACAGACCATTACACAGGCGTTTGTCGGTTCAGTTAGTTCCTTGCTGTTTGGCCGCAAGGGCGGGTGGCTGTAG